The genomic DNA CCACGTGCGGATCCTCCAGCAGCCGCACCTGCAGGCCCTCGTCCATCACGAAATGCGCGGCGCTGCCACCGCGGGGCCCGATCTCCAGCAGGGCATCGGCGAACGCCAGGCCCATCGCGTCGGCCACCTGCGCCAGCGTGCGTCCCGCATGCGGACCGCTGCCGAACAGCAGTGCCTGCGGGCCGCCGCGGCGGGTCATGCGTTCGACCAGTGCGCCGCGCAGTTCGTCGCGCCGCGTGGCCAGCACCCGGGCGTAATCGTGCGGCGGCAACGCCCAGTCCGGAAACAGGATGCCGACGCCGGTGTAGCTGGCGACATAGGGATAGGCGTCGGCGGTGAGGTCCACGCCGCCGCGCCGATGCGCGTCGAGCGCCGCCAGCAGCCGCTCCGCGCGCGACTCCCCCTGCCCGTACACGACCTTCAGGTGCGACACGTGCGTGCGTGCCGGGCGGCTGGCCTCGATGTGCTCGCTCAGCGAGGCCTCCACGCGGTCGTCGTCCTCCGAACGCATGTGGCTCATCGCAACGCAATCGCGCGCGGCCACCGCGCTGGCGAGCGCCGACAGTTCCGCGGCGCCGGCGTACATACCGGGCACGTATTCCAGCCCTGTGGACATCCCGAAGGCACCCGCATCGAGGTCGGCGACGAGCAGTTCGCGCATCCGCGCGATGCTGGCGGCATCGGGGTCGCGCCTGTCATCGGCGATGCCGGCCTGCCGGCGCAGCGTGCCATGGCCGGCGAGCGCGGCCACGTTGATGTCCGGCCCCGCGCGCTCGACCGCATCGAACCATCCGCGCAACCCGCCGGCAGCGGCGCCGGCCGGGCTGCTGCCGTCCTGGCCCAGCACCACGGTGGTCACGCCCATGGCGAGGAAGCTGGCGTACGAGGCTTCCAGCGGATTCCCATGCACGTGCAGGTCGATGAAGCCCGGTGTGAGTACGCGGCCGCCGCCGTCCACCACCCGGGCGCCGCGCGGTGCACGCGCAGCTGCACGGCCGACCTGCGCGATGCGGCCGTCGCGTACCAGCACATCGGTGGCGCGCGCCGGTGCACCCGTGCCATCGACCAGCCTTACATCGCGCAGCAGCAATGCCTGCGGCGTACCCGCACGCACCGACGGCAGCAGCGCGCAGGTCCCCACGGCGCCGAGCGCTGCAAGCAGTTGGCGACGTGACCAGCCGGATCCAGCCATGCGGTGCTTCCTGTCGAAGGGCTCCGCGCAGTATGTCGCCGGGGTGGCGGCGGCTCCAGCGTTCATTCCACCTGCCCGCGCACCCACTTCAGTGCACCGGGCGCCATGCCGTGGAACTTCGGTGCGTCCGCCAGCGGCGCCACCAGCAGGCGATGAGGCCGCCAGCGGTGCTTGACCGCGTGGTACAGCCGCGAGCGCGTGTCCCAGCTGCTCACCACGTACAGCCCCCGCGCCAGCTCGAACCCATGCGCAACCGTCTCGCCGTCCGGCGGCGGTGGGTCGAGGTGGACCAGGTACAGCGTCGGCGCTTCCATGCGCACGACCTTCGCGAAGCCCGATTCACGATCGGGTGAATCCGGTCGCACGGGTCGCGGGGGCTA from Luteimonas sp. YGD11-2 includes the following:
- a CDS encoding amidohydrolase family protein; this translates as MAGSGWSRRQLLAALGAVGTCALLPSVRAGTPQALLLRDVRLVDGTGAPARATDVLVRDGRIAQVGRAAARAPRGARVVDGGGRVLTPGFIDLHVHGNPLEASYASFLAMGVTTVVLGQDGSSPAGAAAGGLRGWFDAVERAGPDINVAALAGHGTLRRQAGIADDRRDPDAASIARMRELLVADLDAGAFGMSTGLEYVPGMYAGAAELSALASAVAARDCVAMSHMRSEDDDRVEASLSEHIEASRPARTHVSHLKVVYGQGESRAERLLAALDAHRRGGVDLTADAYPYVASYTGVGILFPDWALPPHDYARVLATRRDELRGALVERMTRRGGPQALLFGSGPHAGRTLAQVADAMGLAFADALLEIGPRGGSAAHFVMDEGLQVRLLEDPHVAIASDGGPGMRHPRATGTFARWIERTVTSGGVPLEEAVRKATALPASILRLADRGIVRVGAVADLVLFDPARVQARSDYIDPFAHAQGFDLVVLAGVPVFEQGERTGRAGQVLRSMLR